TTCATTatctgatgatgataatgataaCGATGCCGAAGACGATGAAGCCTATGATCGAAATCGATTCTTTGTTGGTGATAGTGACGACAACGAGCCTGATAGTACTCCTCCAAAGAGAGTCACTAGAGCACAACTGGCAGCCAAAAAGGAAACTCAAAAGTCTGTTGAATCACTAGAGAAGGTTGAACAAACAtacaaaaatttgattaACGGTGATATTTCTGTCACTAGTATAATCTCAACAGCAGACTCCGAAAATAGCATTAGAAGGTCTTCAAGATTATCTCAAAAATCAAATGAGAGTTCGGCGGGTGAATCAGCTGGTTCTGATATGAGCGAAACTGCCGTAATTAACATTAAAGACCTTTACGAGTCATTGGTGCCTAAGGTGAGCGAACCATATAGAAGGTCAGACTGGGTCCTACCGTCAAAGAACAGATATACCGCTGACAAGCAGATGCGTACTAAACCTGTTtatgaaaaaatcaaagtaAATGAACTTGTGAATACCGATAGAGTACGGAATGTCTTGTCGAAATTCGAAGGTGGTGTCGCGGGAGTTAGAAAAAGATCTTAGGCTG
This DNA window, taken from Torulaspora delbrueckii CBS 1146 chromosome 2, complete genome, encodes the following:
- the RFM1 gene encoding Rfm1p (similar to Saccharomyces cerevisiae RFM1 (YOR279C); ancestral locus Anc_8.738) codes for the protein MVNSIQDSPNYMQPDSLGIDDLGSIKSNTVKGTRLDRILQLSRKRRNLNQEIKEFSRAIKPMEFESYHDYFLINTFKKGVSASGHVDLEGLKSRNNGRYYKRIKRGQNPDTRESNGSNPNGSLSDDDNDNDAEDDEAYDRNRFFVGDSDDNEPDSTPPKRVTRAQLAAKKETQKSVESLEKVEQTYKNLINGDISVTSIISTADSENSIRRSSRLSQKSNESSAGESAGSDMSETAVINIKDLYESLVPKVSEPYRRSDWVLPSKNRYTADKQMRTKPVYEKIKVNELVNTDRVRNVLSKFEGGVAGVRKRS